One genomic window of Prinia subflava isolate CZ2003 ecotype Zambia chromosome 27, Cam_Psub_1.2, whole genome shotgun sequence includes the following:
- the LOC134562272 gene encoding olfactory receptor 14A16-like, translating to MCNSSSISHFLLLPLAHTRQLQLLHFCLFLAISLAALLANGLIISAVACGHLLHSPMFFFLLNLALSDLGSILTTVPKAMHNSLWDTRNISYSGCAAQVFLFFFFISAEYFLLTIMCYDRYVSICKPLHYGTLLGSRACAHMAAAAWASAFLTALLHTANTFSLPLCHGNALGQFFCEIPQILKLTCSKSYFREIGLILLSAFLYFVCFVFIVFSYVQIFRAVLKIPSEQGQHKAFSTCLPHLAVVSLFLSTCFIAYLKPPSISSPSLDLSLSVLYSVVPPALNPLIYSLRNQELKAAGWTLITVRFQKY from the coding sequence ATGtgcaacagcagctccatcagccacttcctcctgctgccattggcacacacgcggcagctgcagctcctgcacttctgcctcttcctggccatctccctggctgccctcctggccaacggcctcatcatcagcgccgtagcctgcggccacctcctgcacagccccatgttcttcttcctgctcaacctggccctcagcgacctgggctccatcctcaccactgtccccaaagccatgcacaattccctctgggacaccaggaacatctcctactcaggatgtgctgcacaggtgtttctgtttttctttttcatttcagcagagtATTTCCTCCTGACCATCATGTGCTACGACCgctacgtgtccatctgcaaacccctgcactacgggaccctcctgggcagcagagcttgtgcccacatggcagcagctgcctgggccagtgcctttctcactgctctgctgcacacagccaacacattttccctgcccctgtgccatggcaatgccctgggccagttcttctgtgaaatcccccAGATACTCAAGCTCACCTGCTCCAAATCCTACTTCAGGGAAATTGGGCTGATTCTGCTAAGTGCTTTTCtatattttgtctgttttgtgttcattgttttctcctatgtgcagatcttcagggctgtgctgaagatcccctctgagcagggacagcacaaagccttttccacctgcctccctcacctggcagtggtctccctgttcctcagcactTGCTTTATTGCCTACCTGAAgcccccctccatctcctccccatcgCTGGATCTGTccctgtcagttctgtactcggtggtgcctccagccctgaaccccctcatctacagcctgaggaaccaggagctcaaggctgcaggGTGGACACTGATCACTGTACgatttcagaaatattaa
- the LOC134562271 gene encoding serine/threonine-protein kinase pim-1-like — translation MDADNWTEFRFQALPGSVKKTVPQPLPVSLSRCPPPLPVSLSLLGSAMTPARPEPREGLPCPCRRVSRHGLASAQLWLCWRWRCWAGTSAWGWGGITVLWLRLCKARPWPRLRQRALPQPQPQPRPRPWLRLWPQHQSRPRPWPQLVPGPAEDTVGAAALATSTAASPARAPPLGRAAAGPEPPLSHCQERTPGDAQPRPLEAPSGAVPGPGPSADSRVSPAGKAQQPLQEQNRLGSLLGRGGFGSVWAATRLSDRAPVAIKRVPRNRIQHWGKLPNGTSAPLEIVLLHKVSTGFPGVVQLLEWMELPNDIVIIMERPERCQDLQHFIWAWGFLCEDVARELFRQVLEAVRHCTSCGVLHRDIKPENILVDLATGQAKLIDFGCGTYLQDTAYTRFAGTPSYSPPEWNNYGWYYGQPATVWSLGILLHQMVCGEHPLRRGHKISRDHQLSLPPRLSQECQDLIRRCLSIHDVDRPSVEDLFCHPWMQDIHLP, via the exons ATGGATGCTGACAACTGGACTGAATTCAGgtttcaggctctgccagggtcTGTGAAAAAGACag TCCCGCAGCCTCTCCCGGTCTCCCTGTCCAGGtgtccccctcctctcccagtctccctctccctgctgggctcGGCCATGACCCCAGCCCGCCCCGAGCCCCGGGAggggctgccctgtccctgccgcCGGGTGTCTCGCCACGGTCTCGCCTCcgcccagctctggctgtgctggcggTGGCGCTGCTGGGCGGGCaccagtgcctggggctggggcggcATCACCGTCCTTTGGCTGCGCCTGTGCAAAGCCCGGCCCTGGCCCCGGCTCCGACAGcgagccctgccccagccccagccccagccccggccccggccctggCTCCGGCTCTGGCCCCAGCACCAATCGCGACCCCGACCCTGGCCCCAGCTCGTCCCTGGGCCAGCAGAGGACACAGTTGGAGCAGCCGCTCTTGCCACCTCCACCGCGGCTTCCCCGGCCCGAGCTCCTCCGCTCGGCAGAGCGGCTGCCGGCCCTGAGCCGCCGCTGTCCCATTGCCAGGAGCGAACccctggggatgcccagcccaGGCCGCTCGAGGCACCCTCAGGGGCCGTTCCtggccccgggccgagcgctgacAGCCGCGTCTCGCCGGCAGGGAAGGCGCAGCAGCCCCTCCAGGAGCAGAACCGCCTGGGGTCACTGCTGGGCCGCGGCGGCTTCGGCAGCGTCTGGGCGGCCACACGGCTCTCAGACCGTGCCCCG GTGGCCATCAAAAGGGTGCCACGGAACCGCATCCAGCACTGGGGCAAactg cccaacgGCACCAGCGCACCCCTGGAGAtcgtgctgctgcacaaggtctccactggcttccctggtgtcgtccagctgctggagtggatGGAGCTCCCCAATGACATCGTCATCATCATGGAGCGCCCGGAGCGGTGTCAGGACCTCCAACACTTCATTTGGGCATGGGGGTTCCTGTGTGAGGATGTGGCGCGGGAGCTGTtccgccaggtgctggaggccgtgcggcactgcaccagctgcgggGTCCTGCACCGCGACATCAAACCAGAGAACATCCTGGTTGACCTGGCCACCGGGCAGGCCAAACTGATTGATTTTGGCTGTGGCACCTacctgcaggacacagcctACACACGCTTTGCAG GAACACCATCATACAGCCCCCCGGAATGGAACAACTATGGCTGGTACTATGGACAGCCAGCTACCGTCtggtccctgggcatcctgctgcaccagatggTCTGTGGGGAGCACCCTTTAAGGAGGGGCCACAAGATCAGCCGGGACCATCAGCTCTCGCTGCCACCACGGCTCTCTCAAG AGTGCCAAGATCTGATCAGGCGGTGTTTATCCATTCATGATGTGGACAGGCCTTCAGTAGAAGACCTGTTCTGTCATCCTTGGATGCAGGATATTCATCTGCCATAG
- the LOC134562270 gene encoding olfactory receptor 14A16-like — translation MKDNSEIIHREIILQLLHFCLFLAISLAALLANGLIISAVACGHLLHSPMFFFLLNLALSDLGSILTTVPKAMHNSLWDTRNISYTGCAAQVFFFSFLITSEFALLTVMCYDRYVSICKPLHYGTLLGSRACAHMAAAAWASAFLHALLLTANTFSLPLCHGNALGQFFCEIPHILKLSCSHSRLREIGLILLSAFLFFGCFVFILFSYVQIFRAVLKIPSEQGRHKAFSTCLPHLAVLSLFLSTGILTYLKPSSISSPSLDLSVSVLYSVVPPR, via the exons ATGAAGGACAATTCTGAGATTATTCACAGAGAAATCATC ctgcagctcctgcacttctgcctcttcctggccatctccctggctgccctcctggccaacggcctcatcatcagcgccgtagcctgcggccacctcctgcacagccccatgttcttcttcctgctcaacctggccctcagcgacctgggctccatcctcaccactgtccccaaagccatgcacaattccctctgggacaccaggaacatctcctacacaggatgtgctgcacaggtgtttttcttttcctttctcattacATCAGAATTTGCCCTGCTGACCGTGATGTGCTACGACCgctacgtgtccatctgcaaacccctgcactacgggaccctcctgggcagcagagcttgtgcccacatggcagcagctgcctgggccagtgcctttctccatgctctgctgctcacagccaatacattttccctgcccctgtgccatggcaacgccctgggccagttcttctgtgaaatcccacacatcctcaagctctcctgctcaCACTCCAGACTCAGGGAAATTGGGCTGATTCTGCTAagtgcttttctattttttggctgttttgtgttcattcttttctcctatgtgcagatcttcagggctgtgctgaagatcccctctgagcagggacggcacaaagccttttccacctgcctccctcacctggccgtGCTCTCCCTATTTCTCAGCACTGGGATTTTAACTTACCTGAAGccctcctccatctcctccccatccctggatctgtcagtgtcagttctgtactcggtggtgcctcca agataa